GAAGTGACCGCGACCGCCGAGCGGTGAGAAACGCATGGGTCACAAAGTCGTAAGGTCGCAAGTCGCAATGTCGAAGACCCCTATGATTGAGGTCTTCGACATTGCGACTTGCGACCTTACGACTTTGTGACTCCGCCTATACCACTGCGCCTTCGGGGATGACCGCCGCGCGCGGCACGCAGATGATCCGTCGCGAATGTGGTACGACCCGTTCGGCCCGTCCGCTTCCATTTTGTTGTCCCGGTTGCAGAGCCGCGCGCGCCGCGCCCGACGCGGCAGTCCTTGTCGAGGATCGCGCGCTCGATCACGCCCCGTCGCCGATGTTCAGGTCCGGGCGCCCGACCTTGCGATTGGCGGGCGCGCGCGTCCGTCTCGAACTTGTCCGACCCGATGATGATCGTATCCCGGATGGTGCAGCTCACCCCGATGCGGCCCGAACCCCAATCAGGCTCCGCTCGATGCGCGTGTCCGAGCCGATCACGCACCCGTCGGCCACCACGCTCTCCTCCAGCGCGGCCCCGTTGATCCGGCTGGCCGGCAGGTTCCGCATCCGGGTGTAGATCACACCATCGGGGGCGAAGAAGTCGAACGGCGGGTTCGGCCCGGCGAGCACCAGGCTCGCTTCGTGGTAGCTCTTAATGGTGCCCAGGTCTTCCCAGTACCCGTCGAACAGGTGGGCGCTGATGATGCTTGCTTTTATAGTTCCGCGGGAACACTTCTTTGCCGAAGTCGGTCGCGAGCGGTTTGGCGGTCAGCAGGTCTAGGAGCACGTTCGTTTTGAACAGGTAGATACCCATGTTCGCGAGGTAGTGGCGACCGTTGCACGCGATCCCGCGGCGCTCGATCCAATCGGCGGAGGTGTAATACGGCTCCCGCTCCTCCGGTGTTTTGGGCTTCTCCACGAACCCCGTTACGCGGCTCTGCGCGTCCATGCTCAGGAGGCCGAACCCGGCCGTGTCCTTCTCCGGTACAGGAATCGCTGCGATGGTGATGTCGGCGCGGGTCGCGCGGTGCGTCTCGAACAGGTGGCGGAAGTCCATGCGGTAGAGTTGGTCGCCGGAGAGGATGAGCACCTCGTCGGGGCCTCGCGCTCGATGTACGAGATGTTCTGTCGCACCGCGTCGGCCGTGCCCTGATACCAGTCGGCGGCTCTCGTTCGTCTGCTGGGCGGCCAGCACCTCGACGAACCCCTTGCTGAACATGTCGAACTTGTACGTGTTGGCGATGTGCCGGTGCAAGCTGACGCTGAGGAACTGCGTGAGGACGTAAATACTGTGCAGTTCGCTGTTAATGCAGTTGGAAATTGGGATGTCAATGAGCCGGTACTTGCCCGCGACCGGGACCGCGGGTTTGGAACGGGCTTTTGTGAGCGGGAACAGCCGGGTGCCGCGGCCCCCGCCCAGAATGAGCGCCAGGACGGAACGCATGGAAGAGCCTCGAAACGGGCCTAAAACGAGACGGGCCGGGGCGAACTGGAGAGCCGGCCGCATGTCAGGATGCTAACAGGGTGCCAGCATGGGAAAGCGCACAGGCAGAAGAAACACGGATGAAGTGAAAGCAGCAC
The Gemmata palustris DNA segment above includes these coding regions:
- a CDS encoding sugar phosphate nucleotidyltransferase, translated to MRSVLALILGGGRGTRLFPLTKARSKPAVPVAGKYRLIDIPISNCINSELHSIYVLTQFLSVSLHRHIANTYKFDMFSKGFVEVLAAQQTNESRRLVSGHGRRGATEHLVHRARGPDEVLILSGDQLYRMDFRHLFETHRATRADITIAAIPVPEKDTAGFGLLSMDAQSRVTGFVEKPKTPEEREPYYTSADWIERRGIACNGRHYLANMGIYLFKTNVLLDLLTAKPLATDFGKEVFPRNYKSKHHQRPPVRRVLGRPGHH